From the Esox lucius isolate fEsoLuc1 chromosome 21, fEsoLuc1.pri, whole genome shotgun sequence genome, one window contains:
- the ppp1r3g gene encoding protein phosphatase 1 regulatory subunit 3G gives MSDSACLSDFKHCSPNSGRTMSSGIKEESTENGNEDYEDELMEVPEKYMKDRRRAKSLPAYPEQATLFEEINNGRKRVKFADSMGLNLASVKHFSTAEYPQIPSKVMLRLKRFPPELHDRENQIEDLCVNFKSTLTVDRLIPTFKMPVQSHDFETMLLQSHINLEKVTITQFDVRGLIRTNNQKFYKSEVGVRYTFNEWLSFVDAPAIPMPVEENIVGERYTFIMYTPPFLDPDSSVHFAVYLRNDQGEFWDNNRGRNYTLKYHCTGMPTYESAAFHAT, from the coding sequence ATGTCCGATTCAGCCTGTCTGAGTGATTTCAAACATTGTTCTCCGAATTCAGGGCGAACCATGTCATCAGGGATTAAAGAGGAGTCAACAGAGAATGGTAATGAAGACTACGAAGATGAATTAATGGAAGtaccagaaaaatatatgaaagacAGGCGTAGGGCCAAATCGCTGCCCGCATACCCGGAGCAGGCTACGCTTTTCGAAGAAATTAATAACGGACGAAAACGGGTGAAATTCGCAGACTCAATGGGCCTTAATTTGGCAAGCGTGAAGCACTTCAGCACAGCAGAATACCCACAAATCCCTTCCAAGGTAATGTTGAGACTGAAACGTTTCCCTCCTGAACTGCATGACCGAGAGAATCAAATTGAAGACCTGTGCGTAAACTTTAAATCCACCTTAACCGTGGACCGTCTCATCCCAACTTTCAAGATGCCTGTACAGTCTCATGATTTTGAAACAATGTTGCTGCAGTCCCACATCAACCTGGAGAAGGTGACCATTACCCAGTTTGACGTACGTGGGCTGATTAGAACGAATAATCAAAAGTTCTACAAGAGTGAAGTCGGTGTGCGGTACACGTTTAACGAATGGCTCTCCTTCGTCGACGCACCAGCGATACCTATGCCAGTGGAGGAGAATATTGTTGGTGAGCGTTACACATTCATCATGTACACACCTCCGTTTCTAGACCCAGATTCCTCGGTGCACTTCGCCGTGTACCTCAGAAATGACCAGGGCGAGTTTTGGGATAACAACCGCGGGAGAAACTATACCTTGAAGTATCACTGTACAGGTATGCCGACCTACGAAAGCGCAGCCTTCCATGCAACCTGA